AAAATAAACGCATCGATGAAGCCATTACGCTATTTTTAAACGAACCCAATGAACCGCATGAAAGACAACTATTGGACTTATTGCCTTTAGCCAATCAAAAACGGCTGAAGGTTTTTATGGACGCTATCCAGCAAAAAGAGGATCAAATGAACCAGCAGCAACTCGAACTCAAACAATACAAAAATTATATTGAAGAATGGGTGCACGAAATTAAAAAACCCCTTTCTTTGATGACCCTCGTCTTGGAAAATCGTTCCGATCAAATGTCACCGTTGGTTCTCCACCGGATGACCCATAGCCGCAACGGAATTAAAAGTTACGTGGACCAAATCCTATATTTCGCACGCATTAACACCCCGCATCGCGACTACCAATTTGAGCCCATCGACCTAAAAACCGTCTGTCACCTCGCCCTAAACGAGAACGCCTCAATCTTACAAGAAACAACGTTCACCGCTACCGTTCGAGGCCCATCCCTACAAGTCTTTTCAGATCAAAAAAGCCTCATATTCATTCTAAGCCAACTCATTAACAACAGCGTCAAATACGTGACGACGGAACCCAAAAACCTCTACTTTACAACCACCCAAATAAATACCACTGCCACTCTCACGGTCATGGATAATGGCAATGGGGTAGCGCAAGAAGATTTGCCCTTTATCTTTGATAAAGCCTTTACCAGCCAAGCTTCCAGTTCCACTGGCATGGGATTATTTCTTGTTAAGCAATTAGCCAACGACTTAACCATCGATATCTCAGCCCAATCCGCCCCCGGCCAAGGCTTAGCCATCACCTTGTCTTTTCCTATTCACCCTAGCTCCTAAAAGGACTTTCGCTAAGTTTATCATCCCGTCATTGCTCGTAAGCGAGAAGTGAAAGGCAATTGAATAAAGCTAATCGGTCATCTACTTGACGAGTTGATGACTGATTAAGTAATTTAAAATAAATTTTCTTTGTGATTGTCC
This window of the Fundicoccus culcitae genome carries:
- a CDS encoding sensor histidine kinase, translated to MKYVKQALLAAKHWLTAYVLLAGIFIFFSWLAYPEAWHALSLLIIVLPLVIAAYPLIVTANKNKRIDEAITLFLNEPNEPHERQLLDLLPLANQKRLKVFMDAIQQKEDQMNQQQLELKQYKNYIEEWVHEIKKPLSLMTLVLENRSDQMSPLVLHRMTHSRNGIKSYVDQILYFARINTPHRDYQFEPIDLKTVCHLALNENASILQETTFTATVRGPSLQVFSDQKSLIFILSQLINNSVKYVTTEPKNLYFTTTQINTTATLTVMDNGNGVAQEDLPFIFDKAFTSQASSSTGMGLFLVKQLANDLTIDISAQSAPGQGLAITLSFPIHPSS